In Desulfovibrio aminophilus DSM 12254, one DNA window encodes the following:
- a CDS encoding 23S rRNA (pseudouridine(1915)-N(3))-methyltransferase RlmH — protein MAVGARFLWVGRLKEPFFRDAAAHYLTRLKPLLAWEETVAKDAPGKLPPAEKSAREAKALLDALGPKDFVICLDERGSELSSRELAGKLRQWTEDPNSKPCFVVGGAYGLTDELRARARFLWSLGRMTLPHELARVVLLEQVYRAATIIRGLPYHHD, from the coding sequence GTGGCGGTCGGCGCGCGTTTTCTCTGGGTGGGGCGTCTCAAGGAGCCCTTTTTCCGCGACGCGGCCGCCCACTACCTGACCCGGCTCAAGCCCCTGCTGGCCTGGGAGGAGACCGTGGCCAAGGACGCCCCGGGCAAGCTGCCCCCGGCGGAGAAGAGCGCCCGCGAGGCCAAGGCCTTGCTGGACGCCCTGGGCCCCAAGGATTTCGTGATCTGCCTGGACGAGCGCGGGAGCGAGCTGTCCTCCCGCGAACTGGCGGGCAAGCTGCGACAGTGGACCGAAGACCCGAACTCGAAACCCTGCTTCGTGGTGGGCGGGGCCTACGGCCTGACCGACGAACTGCGCGCCCGCGCCCGCTTCCTTTGGAGCCTGGGGCGCATGACCCTGCCCCACGAGTTGGCCCGGGTGGTGCTCCTGGAGCAGGTCTACCGGGCGGCGACCATCATCAGGGGCCTGCCCTACCATCACGACTAG
- a CDS encoding metallophosphoesterase, with protein MYWIAFGDVHEDLSALPRIPGLSEARGVIVTGDMTNKGGAAEARRVIEAVRAANSSVLAQIGNMDTAAAHDYLVAEGLNIHLETRELAPGLGLMGVGFSNPTPFGTPSEAGEEQLEAWLDQTFERARAFERVVAVIHTPPLNTKADRLGSGVSVGSPAVRRFLERAQPEVCLTGHIHESRAEDRLGRTLILNPGMLAHGGYVRLDYEDGRLSARLLSVD; from the coding sequence ATGTACTGGATCGCTTTCGGAGACGTTCACGAAGACCTGAGCGCTCTCCCCCGCATTCCGGGCCTGTCGGAGGCCCGGGGCGTCATCGTCACCGGCGACATGACCAACAAGGGCGGCGCGGCCGAGGCTCGCCGCGTCATCGAGGCCGTCCGGGCCGCGAATTCCAGCGTCCTGGCCCAGATCGGCAACATGGACACGGCCGCGGCCCACGACTACCTCGTGGCCGAGGGCCTCAACATCCATCTGGAGACGCGCGAACTCGCGCCCGGCCTGGGCCTCATGGGGGTCGGCTTCTCCAACCCCACGCCCTTCGGCACGCCCAGCGAGGCCGGCGAGGAGCAGCTCGAGGCCTGGCTGGACCAGACCTTCGAGCGCGCCCGGGCCTTCGAGCGCGTGGTGGCCGTGATCCATACCCCGCCGCTGAACACCAAGGCCGACCGCCTGGGCTCGGGCGTGTCGGTGGGCAGTCCGGCGGTGCGCCGCTTTCTGGAGCGAGCCCAGCCCGAGGTCTGCCTTACCGGGCATATCCACGAGTCCCGCGCCGAGGACCGCCTCGGCCGGACCCTGATCCTCAATCCCGGCATGTTGGCCCACGGCGGCTACGTCCGCCTGGACTACGAGGACGGACGCCTCTCGGCCCGGCTGCTTTCGGTGGACTGA